One window of the Mycobacterium xenopi genome contains the following:
- the nei2 gene encoding endonuclease VIII Nei2, which translates to MPEGDTVFRTAATLRRALAGRTLTRCDIRVPRFATVDLTGQVVDEVLSRGKHLFIRVGQASIHSHLKMDGSWRVTARPVRTDHRVRIILEAAEIRAVGLDLGVLEVLNRNNDANVVAHLGPDLLGDDWNPHIAAGNLAANSQRPLGETLLDQKVMAGIGNVYCNELCFLSGHLPTTPVGMLADPLRLVMRAREMLWFNRSRLSRCTTGDTRPGRQLWVYGRAGQPCRRCGTLIEYDSTGRRVTYWCPSCQR; encoded by the coding sequence ATGCCCGAGGGCGACACCGTCTTTCGCACCGCCGCCACGCTGCGGAGGGCGCTGGCGGGCCGCACGTTGACGCGCTGCGACATCCGGGTGCCGCGGTTCGCCACGGTGGACCTTACCGGCCAGGTCGTCGACGAGGTGCTCAGCCGCGGCAAGCACCTATTCATCCGGGTCGGGCAGGCCAGCATCCATTCGCATTTGAAGATGGACGGCAGCTGGCGGGTGACCGCCCGCCCGGTGCGGACCGATCACCGGGTCCGAATCATTCTGGAAGCCGCCGAAATCCGGGCTGTCGGCCTCGACCTGGGCGTACTGGAAGTCCTCAACCGAAACAACGACGCCAACGTGGTCGCCCACCTAGGACCCGATCTGCTCGGTGACGACTGGAACCCGCACATCGCCGCAGGCAACCTCGCCGCCAACTCCCAGCGGCCCCTTGGCGAGACGCTGCTCGACCAGAAGGTGATGGCGGGCATCGGCAACGTCTACTGCAACGAACTGTGCTTCCTCAGCGGGCATCTGCCCACCACGCCGGTCGGGATGCTCGCCGACCCGCTGCGCCTCGTCATGCGAGCTCGAGAGATGTTGTGGTTCAACCGGTCCCGCTTGAGTCGCTGCACCACCGGCGACACTCGACCCGGGCGCCAGCTTTGGGTATACGGACGTGCCGGGCAGCCATGCCGCCGCTGCGGAACCCTCATCGAATACGACAGCACCGGCAGGCGGGTGACCTACTGGTGCCCATCGTGCCAACGCTGA
- a CDS encoding DUF732 domain-containing protein — MTTIRVRSLGSVRLLSPGLVFALLLVGVPAPLANADAVDTNFLAALKSKGINFVSAQSAIIAGHEVCDELDLGRQKTDVASDVMKNSDLDDYHAGFFVGVSVAAFCPRHSG, encoded by the coding sequence ATGACGACGATCCGAGTGCGCTCGCTCGGTTCCGTGCGGTTACTATCGCCCGGCCTGGTTTTCGCGCTGCTGCTTGTGGGAGTGCCAGCGCCGCTCGCAAATGCCGACGCCGTCGACACCAATTTCCTGGCTGCGCTGAAGTCGAAGGGAATCAACTTCGTGTCCGCGCAATCCGCGATCATCGCCGGTCATGAGGTGTGCGACGAACTCGACCTCGGTAGGCAGAAGACCGACGTGGCATCCGACGTGATGAAGAACAGCGATCTAGACGACTACCATGCCGGGTTTTTCGTCGGTGTCAGTGTTGCCGCGTTCTGCCCCAGGCATTCCGGATAG
- a CDS encoding PPE family protein, which translates to MQFITLPPEITSALIHSGPGAHSLVEAATAWRQLGAKLEESAESYAAAVSSLTGTWHGPSATAMAQAVEPYLTWLRTTAQQCQRIASSTQTAAAAFDSARVAMVSVAQVAANRMRLAQLLATNGFGRNLPAIAETEDQYQDMWVNNSAAMSRYQATSAHATALPGFASPPSVSNPSGLAAQASMAPTASGSAAASTVASLASFDPQSGWFGLANTYANQFVSSGFPINLLSYLAQNTSAQALQTVGSQIGQGLSEGEAALGPLRGPGAFGAAGLSTEPTAAIGVGVSMGKLTAPPAVVGLLPASQTPVQLMSAASPLAAGESGLSMPPILPPPISAGSGWRKRKQQKYEDLEYGLEIKGTVMPRPPSAG; encoded by the coding sequence ATGCAGTTCATCACTTTGCCCCCCGAGATCACCTCCGCGCTGATCCACTCGGGGCCCGGTGCGCACTCTCTGGTCGAGGCTGCCACGGCGTGGCGGCAGCTCGGAGCCAAACTGGAAGAGTCCGCCGAAAGCTATGCCGCCGCAGTGTCGTCGCTGACTGGGACCTGGCACGGTCCGTCCGCGACGGCGATGGCCCAGGCCGTCGAACCCTACCTGACCTGGCTGCGCACCACCGCGCAGCAATGTCAGCGGATAGCCTCTTCGACCCAAACCGCGGCTGCGGCGTTCGATTCCGCCCGCGTGGCCATGGTTTCGGTCGCGCAGGTTGCCGCCAACCGCATGCGGCTGGCACAGCTGCTGGCCACCAACGGCTTCGGGCGCAACCTCCCGGCGATTGCCGAGACCGAAGACCAATACCAGGACATGTGGGTGAACAACTCGGCGGCAATGAGTCGTTATCAGGCGACCTCGGCACACGCCACCGCGCTGCCTGGGTTTGCCTCGCCCCCCTCGGTGAGCAATCCCAGCGGGCTGGCCGCCCAAGCCAGCATGGCGCCCACCGCTTCCGGTTCTGCGGCGGCGTCGACGGTGGCGTCGCTGGCGAGCTTCGATCCGCAAAGCGGCTGGTTTGGATTGGCGAACACCTATGCCAACCAATTCGTCTCGTCCGGATTTCCCATCAACCTGCTCAGCTATCTGGCGCAGAACACGTCGGCTCAGGCGCTGCAGACAGTGGGCAGCCAGATCGGCCAGGGCCTTTCGGAGGGTGAGGCTGCTCTGGGCCCATTGAGAGGGCCGGGGGCATTCGGCGCCGCCGGACTCTCAACGGAGCCCACGGCGGCGATAGGTGTTGGAGTGTCGATGGGCAAGCTGACTGCGCCGCCCGCTGTCGTGGGCTTGTTGCCCGCGTCGCAGACGCCGGTGCAACTGATGTCAGCGGCATCGCCGCTTGCGGCGGGTGAGTCCGGGTTGTCGATGCCGCCGATTTTGCCGCCGCCGATTTCGGCGGGCAGTGGCTGGCGCAAACGCAAGCAGCAGAAGTACGAAGACCTCGAATACGGTTTGGAGATCAAGGGAACGGTGATGCCCCGACCGCCGTCGGCGGGTTGA
- the pstS gene encoding phosphate ABC transporter substrate-binding protein PstS, translating to MTINRFGSASRLLATGAVMLSACGGHDNTAGHGATSGTSSAKVTCGGKTTLKASGSTAQENAMTRFVKAYEQACPGHSLDYTANGSGAGISEFIGKQTDFAGSDSPLSKDEYSRAEQRCGSPVWNLPMVFGPIAIAYNVAGVTSLNLDGPTLAQIFNGQIATWNDAAIQVLNLGVALPAEPIHVVFRGDESGTTDNFQRYLDTASNGTWGNGAGKKFNGGVGEGASGSDGVAAAVDSTEGSITYVEWSFAQARHLTMAKIVTSAGPDPVAIGPESVGKTISAAWFTKKGNDLALDTISFYRPNQPGAYPIVLATYEIVCSKYLDPQVGTAVRAFLQSTIHDGQNGLADNGYIPIPEAFNARLSAAVDAVS from the coding sequence TTGACAATCAATCGATTTGGTTCTGCCTCCCGTCTTCTGGCCACCGGCGCGGTGATGTTGTCGGCGTGCGGCGGCCACGACAACACCGCCGGACACGGCGCGACGAGCGGCACCTCCTCGGCGAAGGTGACCTGCGGGGGCAAGACGACCCTGAAGGCCAGCGGATCCACAGCCCAGGAAAACGCAATGACCCGCTTTGTCAAGGCATACGAACAGGCCTGCCCGGGTCACTCATTGGATTACACGGCCAACGGTTCCGGTGCTGGTATCAGCGAATTCATCGGTAAACAAACAGATTTCGCTGGCTCCGACTCACCTTTGAGCAAAGACGAGTACAGCAGAGCCGAGCAGCGGTGCGGCTCGCCGGTGTGGAACCTGCCGATGGTGTTCGGCCCGATCGCCATCGCCTACAACGTCGCCGGCGTGACGTCGTTGAACCTCGACGGCCCGACCTTGGCGCAAATCTTCAACGGTCAGATTGCCACGTGGAACGATGCCGCGATCCAGGTGTTGAACTTGGGTGTCGCCTTGCCCGCCGAGCCGATCCATGTCGTGTTCCGCGGCGACGAATCGGGGACCACGGACAACTTTCAGAGATATCTCGATACCGCTTCCAACGGCACCTGGGGCAACGGTGCCGGAAAGAAGTTCAACGGCGGGGTTGGCGAGGGCGCCAGCGGCAGCGACGGCGTCGCCGCGGCCGTCGACAGCACCGAAGGCTCGATCACCTACGTCGAGTGGTCGTTCGCCCAGGCGCGGCACTTGACCATGGCCAAGATCGTCACGTCGGCCGGCCCGGACCCGGTAGCGATCGGGCCGGAGTCGGTGGGGAAGACGATCTCAGCTGCCTGGTTCACGAAAAAGGGCAACGACCTTGCCCTCGACACGATCTCGTTTTATCGGCCAAACCAGCCCGGCGCTTACCCGATCGTGCTGGCGACGTATGAGATTGTGTGCTCGAAATATCTCGATCCGCAGGTGGGTACGGCAGTAAGGGCGTTCCTGCAGAGCACCATTCACGACGGCCAAAACGGCCTGGCGGACAACGGGTATATCCCGATTCCAGAGGCGTTCAACGCACGATTGTCGGCCGCGGTCGACGCCGTCTCTTGA
- a CDS encoding pseudouridine synthase has translation MTLHTTLPTGNGLGPARVRVRGGPVLAELAARFGPRVRKVVDADGAPVDETTVLPAGAHVYLHRDLPDEVPVPFDIPVLYRDEDIVVVDKPPFLATMPRGRHVTQTALVRLRCELGLPELSPAHRLDRLTAGVLLFTTRRAVRGAYQTLFARGLVRKTYLARAAVKRDLVLPQVVCSRIIKLRGRLQAVEEPGEPNAETLVELVSADGLYRLTPRTGRTHQLRVHMASLGLPIHGDPLYPSVIDVAADDFTRPLQLLAYSLEFDDPFSGQRRRFCSGRSLT, from the coding sequence TTGACTTTGCACACAACGCTTCCTACTGGAAACGGTCTGGGCCCGGCACGGGTGCGGGTGCGCGGTGGGCCGGTGCTGGCCGAGCTGGCAGCCCGGTTCGGCCCGCGGGTGCGCAAGGTCGTCGACGCCGACGGCGCACCCGTGGACGAGACGACGGTGCTACCGGCGGGTGCCCATGTGTACCTGCATCGCGACCTGCCCGACGAGGTGCCGGTGCCGTTCGACATCCCCGTGCTCTACCGCGACGAGGACATCGTGGTGGTCGACAAGCCGCCTTTCCTGGCCACCATGCCGCGGGGGCGTCACGTCACCCAGACCGCGCTGGTGCGGCTGCGATGCGAACTCGGGTTGCCCGAGCTGAGTCCCGCACACCGGCTGGACCGGCTGACCGCCGGGGTGCTGCTGTTCACCACCCGTCGCGCAGTGCGCGGCGCCTACCAGACCCTGTTCGCGCGTGGGCTGGTCCGCAAGACCTACCTCGCGCGGGCCGCGGTCAAGCGGGACCTGGTTCTGCCGCAGGTGGTGTGCAGCCGAATCATCAAGCTTCGCGGTCGTTTACAAGCCGTCGAGGAGCCCGGCGAGCCCAACGCCGAGACACTGGTGGAGCTGGTTTCCGCCGATGGGCTGTATCGGTTGACGCCGCGGACCGGGCGCACCCACCAGCTGCGGGTGCACATGGCGTCTCTTGGACTGCCGATTCACGGAGACCCGTTGTACCCCAGCGTTATCGACGTTGCCGCCGACGATTTCACGCGGCCGCTGCAGTTGCTGGCCTATTCGCTGGAATTCGACGATCCGTTCAGCGGGCAGCGCCGCCGGTTCTGCAGCGGCCGATCACTGACTTAG
- a CDS encoding glycerol-3-phosphate dehydrogenase/oxidase → MSAPASWRGWPASALSPQQRASAWERLGAEQFDVVVIGGGVVGSGCALDAATRGLRVAMVEARDFASGTSSRSSKMFHGGLRYLEQLEFGLVREALYERELSLTTLAPHLVKPLPFLYPLTKRWWERPYVALGMLLYDQLGGAKSVPPQKHLTRAGALRLCPGLKRSSLIGGIRYYDTVVDDARHTLTVARTAAHYGAVVRSSTQVIALLREGDRVTGVRVRDSEDGAVSDVRGHVVVNATGVWTDEIQALSKQRGRFQIRASKGVHIVVPRDRIVSDVAIILRTEKSVMFVIPWGSHWIIGTTDTEWNLDLAHPAATKADIDYILSTVNTVLATPLTHDDIDGVYAGLRPLLAGESDETSKLSREHAVAVPTPGLVSIAGGKYTTYRVMAIDAIDTAAQYIPARVAPSITEKVRLLGADGYFALINQAEHVGDVHGLHPYRVRHLLDRYGSLISEVLALAEDRRELLDPITTAPVYLKVEAAYAAAAEGALHLEDILARRMRISIEYPHRGVDCAREVAEVVAPILGWTQRDIDREVDTYRARVEAEILSQAQPDDVSADALRASAPEARAEILEPVPLN, encoded by the coding sequence GTGAGTGCACCGGCAAGCTGGCGCGGCTGGCCGGCTTCGGCCCTGAGCCCACAGCAGCGCGCATCGGCGTGGGAGCGACTTGGTGCCGAGCAATTCGACGTGGTGGTCATCGGCGGCGGTGTGGTCGGCTCGGGTTGCGCGCTGGACGCCGCCACCCGCGGGCTCAGGGTGGCGATGGTCGAGGCGCGTGACTTCGCCTCCGGCACCTCGAGTCGCTCGTCGAAGATGTTTCACGGGGGGCTGCGCTACCTCGAGCAACTCGAATTCGGTTTGGTGCGTGAGGCGCTCTACGAGCGCGAGCTGTCCCTGACCACCCTGGCCCCCCACCTTGTCAAGCCGCTGCCGTTTTTGTATCCGCTGACCAAGCGGTGGTGGGAGCGTCCGTACGTGGCGTTGGGCATGCTGCTTTACGACCAGCTGGGCGGGGCGAAATCGGTTCCGCCGCAAAAGCATTTAACCCGTGCTGGCGCACTGCGACTGTGCCCGGGCCTCAAGCGCAGCTCGCTGATCGGGGGTATCCGCTACTACGACACGGTGGTCGACGACGCCCGACACACCCTCACGGTGGCGCGCACCGCCGCCCACTACGGCGCCGTGGTGCGGTCCTCGACCCAGGTGATCGCCTTGCTGCGCGAGGGCGATCGGGTGACCGGTGTGCGGGTGCGTGACTCCGAGGACGGCGCGGTGAGCGACGTCCGCGGCCACGTCGTGGTCAACGCGACGGGGGTTTGGACGGACGAGATCCAGGCGCTATCCAAGCAGCGCGGCCGGTTTCAGATACGCGCCTCCAAGGGCGTGCACATCGTGGTGCCGCGTGACCGGATCGTCAGCGACGTCGCGATCATCCTGCGCACCGAGAAGTCGGTGATGTTCGTCATTCCGTGGGGCAGCCACTGGATTATCGGGACTACCGACACCGAGTGGAACCTTGACCTGGCGCATCCGGCGGCGACCAAGGCCGACATCGACTACATCCTCAGCACCGTGAACACCGTGCTTGCCACCCCGTTGACCCACGACGACATCGACGGTGTCTACGCAGGGCTGCGGCCGCTGCTGGCCGGGGAGAGCGACGAGACGTCCAAACTGTCGCGGGAGCATGCGGTCGCGGTCCCCACTCCGGGTCTGGTCTCGATTGCCGGCGGCAAATACACCACCTACCGCGTCATGGCGATCGACGCGATAGACACTGCGGCACAATACATTCCGGCACGGGTGGCGCCGTCGATCACTGAGAAGGTGCGGCTGCTGGGCGCCGACGGCTATTTTGCGTTGATCAACCAGGCCGAACATGTCGGCGACGTGCACGGGCTGCATCCCTACCGGGTGCGCCATCTGCTCGACCGGTACGGGTCGCTGATCAGCGAGGTGCTGGCGCTGGCCGAAGACCGCCGCGAGCTGCTGGACCCGATCACCACCGCGCCGGTCTACCTCAAGGTGGAAGCCGCCTATGCTGCCGCCGCCGAGGGTGCGCTGCACCTGGAGGACATCTTGGCCCGCCGGATGCGGATCTCCATCGAATACCCGCACCGCGGCGTGGACTGTGCCCGCGAAGTCGCCGAGGTCGTCGCGCCGATTCTGGGATGGACCCAACGAGACATCGACCGCGAGGTTGACACCTACAGGGCGCGGGTGGAGGCCGAGATCCTGTCGCAGGCCCAGCCCGACGACGTGTCGGCGGATGCTTTGCGCGCCAGTGCTCCTGAGGCGCGGGCCGAAATCCTCGAACCGGTGCCGCTGAATTGA
- a CDS encoding NAD(P)H-quinone dehydrogenase: MATRIVILGGGPAGYEAALVAAARDAQVTVVDSDGIGGAAVLADCVPSKTFIASTGLRTELRRAPQLGFDIDIDDAKISLPEIHQRVKMLAAAQSADITQQLLDMGVEVIAGRGELVDATPGLARHCIKVTAPDGTTSERDADVVLIATGASPRIMPSARPDGERILTWRQLYDLDSLPDHLIVVGSGVTGAEFVNAYTELGVTVTVVASRDRVLPYEDADAALVLEESFAERGVRLVKNARAQSVTRTDGGVLVTMTDGRTVEGSHALMTIGSVPNTSGLGLERVGIELGRGNYLTVDRVSRTSVPGIYAAGDCTGLLLLASVAAMQGRIAMYHALGEAVSPIRLRTVAATVFTRPEIAAVGVPQSLIDDGRVSARTIMLPLNTNARAKMSGLRHGFVKVFCRRSTGVVIGGVVVAPIASELILPIAVAVTNRITVDELAQTLAVYPSLSGSVTEAARRLMAHDDLE, encoded by the coding sequence GTGGCGACCCGCATTGTGATCCTCGGGGGAGGTCCGGCCGGTTACGAAGCGGCACTGGTCGCCGCGGCGCGCGACGCCCAGGTCACCGTCGTCGACTCCGACGGCATCGGCGGGGCAGCGGTGCTGGCCGACTGCGTGCCATCGAAGACGTTCATCGCCTCCACCGGGTTGCGCACCGAACTGCGGCGCGCCCCACAGCTCGGCTTCGACATCGACATCGACGATGCCAAGATCTCCCTGCCCGAGATCCACCAGCGGGTCAAGATGTTGGCCGCCGCGCAGTCCGCCGACATCACCCAGCAACTGCTGGACATGGGGGTGGAGGTGATCGCGGGCCGCGGCGAACTGGTGGACGCTACTCCCGGCCTGGCGCGTCACTGCATCAAGGTGACTGCGCCTGACGGCACCACCAGCGAGCGTGACGCCGACGTGGTGCTGATCGCCACCGGCGCCAGCCCGCGGATCATGCCGTCCGCACGCCCGGACGGCGAGCGGATCCTGACCTGGCGGCAGCTCTACGACCTCGACTCGCTGCCCGACCACCTGATCGTGGTGGGCTCCGGTGTCACCGGGGCCGAGTTCGTCAACGCCTACACCGAGCTGGGGGTCACCGTCACCGTGGTGGCCAGCCGCGACCGCGTGCTGCCCTACGAGGATGCCGACGCCGCGCTGGTACTGGAGGAGTCGTTCGCCGAACGCGGGGTTAGGCTGGTGAAAAACGCACGCGCCCAATCGGTTACCCGCACCGATGGCGGGGTGCTGGTCACCATGACCGATGGCCGCACCGTCGAGGGCAGCCACGCCCTGATGACCATCGGCTCGGTGCCCAACACCAGCGGCCTGGGCCTGGAGCGGGTGGGCATCGAGCTTGGACGCGGCAACTACCTGACCGTCGACCGCGTGTCGCGGACGTCGGTTCCCGGAATCTACGCCGCGGGTGACTGCACCGGCCTGCTGTTGCTGGCGTCGGTGGCCGCGATGCAGGGCCGGATCGCGATGTATCACGCGCTCGGCGAGGCCGTCAGCCCGATCCGGCTGCGCACCGTCGCGGCGACGGTGTTCACCCGGCCCGAGATCGCGGCCGTCGGTGTTCCGCAGTCGTTGATCGACGACGGCCGGGTGTCGGCGCGGACCATCATGCTGCCGCTCAACACCAACGCGCGGGCCAAGATGTCCGGGCTGCGGCACGGGTTCGTCAAGGTGTTCTGCCGGCGCTCCACCGGCGTGGTGATAGGCGGGGTGGTGGTGGCGCCGATCGCGTCGGAGTTGATCCTGCCGATCGCCGTGGCGGTGACCAACCGCATCACGGTTGACGAGTTAGCGCAGACGCTGGCGGTTTATCCGTCGCTGTCGGGTTCGGTCACCGAGGCCGCCCGACGGCTGATGGCTCACGACGATCTGGAGTAA
- a CDS encoding gamma-glutamylcyclotransferase — protein sequence MPLYAAYGSNMDPEQMAKRAPHSPMAGTGWLHGWRLTFGGEDIGWEGALATIVEDPDSKVFVVLYDVTPADEQNLDRWEGSELGIHKKIRCRVERLSSDTTTDPVLAWLYVLDAWEGGLPSAHYLGVMADAAEIAGAPPEYVHDLRTRPSRSIGPGA from the coding sequence GTGCCGCTCTACGCCGCCTACGGGTCGAACATGGACCCCGAGCAGATGGCAAAGCGTGCACCCCACTCTCCGATGGCCGGCACCGGTTGGCTGCACGGTTGGCGGCTGACGTTCGGCGGCGAGGACATCGGTTGGGAAGGGGCGCTGGCCACAATCGTGGAGGACCCGGACTCCAAGGTGTTCGTCGTGCTCTACGACGTGACACCGGCCGACGAGCAGAACCTCGATCGGTGGGAAGGCTCTGAACTCGGTATCCACAAGAAGATCCGCTGCCGCGTGGAACGGTTATCCTCGGACACCACAACCGATCCCGTCCTGGCGTGGCTGTATGTGCTCGACGCCTGGGAGGGCGGATTGCCGTCGGCGCATTACCTGGGCGTGATGGCCGACGCCGCCGAAATCGCCGGTGCGCCACCGGAATACGTGCATGACTTGCGCACCCGTCCGTCGCGCAGCATCGGTCCGGGCGCGTAG
- a CDS encoding M20 family metallopeptidase — MSLADSAQSWLAAHHDDLIEWRRHIHRYPELGRQEYATTQFVAERLADAGLNPKVLPGGTGLTCDFGPEHEPRIALRADMDALPMAERTGAPYSSTMPNVAHACGHDAHTAILLGTALALASAPELPVGVRLIFQPAEELMPGGAIDAIAAGVLSGVSRIFALHCDPRLAVGKVAVKPGPITSAADSMEITLYSPGGHTSRPHLTADLVYGLGTLITGLPGVLSRRIDPRKSTVLVWGAVNAGVAANAIPQTGVLAGTVRTASRETWQSLEGIIRQAVSALLSPLGVDHTLQYHRGVPPVVNEEVSTRILTHAIEALGADVLADTRQSGGGEDFSWYLEEVPGAMARLGVWSGRGPQRDLHQPTFDLDERALPIGLRVMVNIVEQAAAF; from the coding sequence ATGAGTCTCGCCGACTCCGCTCAATCCTGGCTAGCGGCCCACCACGACGACCTCATCGAATGGCGGCGTCATATCCACCGCTACCCGGAGCTGGGCCGCCAAGAGTACGCGACCACGCAGTTCGTGGCCGAGCGGTTGGCCGACGCCGGCCTCAACCCCAAGGTGCTGCCCGGCGGGACCGGTTTGACCTGCGACTTCGGCCCTGAGCACGAGCCGAGGATCGCGTTGCGCGCCGACATGGACGCGCTGCCGATGGCCGAGCGCACCGGCGCCCCCTACTCCTCGACCATGCCCAACGTCGCGCACGCCTGTGGCCATGACGCGCACACCGCGATCCTGCTCGGCACCGCGCTGGCGTTGGCGTCGGCGCCCGAACTGCCCGTCGGGGTGCGCCTGATCTTCCAGCCCGCCGAAGAGCTGATGCCCGGCGGGGCGATCGACGCCATCGCGGCCGGAGTGCTGAGCGGGGTTTCGCGGATTTTCGCGTTGCACTGCGATCCCCGGCTGGCGGTCGGCAAAGTGGCGGTGAAACCGGGCCCGATCACGTCGGCCGCCGACTCGATGGAAATCACCCTGTACTCGCCCGGAGGGCACACGTCGCGGCCACACCTGACCGCCGACCTGGTGTACGGGCTGGGCACGCTGATCACCGGGCTGCCGGGGGTGTTGTCGCGGCGCATCGACCCGCGCAAGAGCACCGTCTTGGTGTGGGGTGCGGTCAACGCCGGGGTGGCCGCCAATGCGATCCCGCAGACCGGTGTGCTGGCCGGCACCGTCCGCACCGCGAGCAGGGAAACCTGGCAAAGCCTGGAGGGCATCATCCGCCAGGCGGTGTCGGCGCTGCTGTCGCCGCTGGGCGTCGACCACACGCTGCAGTACCACCGCGGGGTGCCGCCGGTGGTTAACGAGGAGGTTTCCACGCGCATTCTCACTCACGCGATCGAAGCGCTCGGCGCCGATGTGCTGGCCGACACCCGCCAGTCCGGCGGCGGCGAAGATTTCTCCTGGTATCTGGAGGAAGTGCCGGGCGCGATGGCCCGGCTCGGCGTGTGGTCTGGCCGCGGACCGCAGCGCGACCTGCATCAGCCGACGTTCGATCTCGACGAGCGGGCCCTGCCCATCGGGCTGCGGGTGATGGTCAACATCGTCGAGCAGGCCGCAGCCTTCTAG
- a CDS encoding M20 family metallopeptidase → MSTTTALDAVEDAVWRCSTEIVELSHAIHAEPELAFAEHRSCAKAQRLVAERGFQITAGVAGLDTAFRADFGRGPLVVGVCAEYDALPGIGHACGHNIIAASAVGTALALAEVADELGLTVALLGTPAEETGGGKALMLRAGTFDDVAAAVMLHPGPTDIAATRSLALSEVNVQYRGRESHAAVAPHQGVNAADAVTVAQVAIGLLRQQLAPGQLVHGIVTDGGQAVNVIPARASLRYAMRAVDSESLNQLRGRVLSCFAAGALATGCEYEIDDAAPAYAELKPDPWLAEVCRQEMRRLGREPIAADLEAKLPMGSTDMGNVTQVLPGIHPIVGIDAGGATVHQPAFAAAAVSPSADRAVVEGAIMLARTVVRLAETPEQREQVLAARDQRAAS, encoded by the coding sequence ATGTCCACCACCACCGCATTGGATGCCGTCGAAGATGCGGTGTGGCGGTGCAGCACCGAGATCGTCGAACTTTCCCACGCGATCCACGCCGAGCCGGAGCTGGCCTTCGCCGAACACCGAAGCTGCGCCAAGGCGCAGAGATTGGTCGCTGAACGCGGCTTCCAGATCACAGCGGGCGTGGCGGGTTTGGATACTGCGTTTCGTGCCGACTTCGGCCGGGGACCGCTGGTCGTCGGGGTGTGCGCGGAATACGACGCGTTGCCGGGGATCGGGCACGCCTGCGGTCACAACATCATCGCCGCATCCGCCGTGGGCACCGCGCTGGCGCTGGCCGAGGTGGCCGACGAGCTGGGCCTGACGGTCGCGCTGCTGGGCACCCCGGCTGAGGAGACCGGCGGCGGGAAGGCCTTGATGCTGCGGGCGGGCACGTTCGACGACGTCGCGGCGGCGGTGATGCTGCATCCGGGACCGACGGACATCGCCGCGACCCGCTCGCTGGCATTGTCGGAGGTCAACGTGCAATACCGCGGCCGGGAATCGCATGCCGCTGTCGCACCCCACCAAGGCGTGAACGCCGCCGACGCGGTGACCGTCGCGCAGGTGGCCATCGGCCTGTTGCGCCAGCAGCTGGCGCCTGGACAGCTGGTGCACGGCATCGTCACCGACGGTGGACAGGCCGTCAACGTCATCCCTGCGCGGGCAAGCCTGCGGTATGCGATGCGGGCAGTGGACTCCGAGTCGCTTAACCAGCTGCGGGGCAGGGTGCTCTCCTGCTTTGCCGCGGGCGCACTGGCGACCGGTTGCGAATACGAAATCGACGACGCCGCACCGGCCTACGCGGAGCTGAAGCCGGACCCGTGGCTGGCAGAGGTCTGCCGGCAGGAGATGCGTCGGCTTGGACGCGAACCTATCGCGGCCGATCTGGAGGCGAAGCTGCCGATGGGCAGCACCGACATGGGCAACGTGACCCAGGTGCTGCCCGGCATTCACCCGATAGTCGGAATCGACGCCGGCGGCGCCACCGTGCACCAGCCCGCATTCGCCGCCGCTGCGGTCAGTCCCAGCGCCGACCGTGCCGTCGTCGAAGGCGCAATTATGTTGGCGCGCACCGTGGTTCGTCTTGCCGAGACGCCGGAGCAACGCGAGCAGGTGTTGGCGGCGCGTGATCAGCGGGCGGCGTCATGA